In Sphaeramia orbicularis chromosome 1, fSphaOr1.1, whole genome shotgun sequence, a genomic segment contains:
- the LOC115418390 gene encoding uncharacterized protein LOC115418390: MAVMGVCLIILNGTVFTLLFHTSFAATFPEQHVDAVEGGSAFLNCLVDNQHNVEKLTVEWSKWSKDGVKECVHLYKHRKDQVADQDEKFRGKANLKHEGLKRGNVTLELQFVHLSDSGRYVCYIPRLDHHCYIILTIVSNGQNKMTKGEKSITTGPQDEDKQTESAFPEQHVDAVEGGSAFLNCLVENQRNVEKLTVEWSKWSKDGVKECVHLYKHRKDQVANQDEKFRGKANLKHEGLKGGIVTLELQFVHLSNSGRYICYIPRLDHHCYIILNIVSAGQNNMTKGENSSTTGPPDEDNQGHLNRNFGRAIVLSIVFLIFSIFIVILIILARRHAAMKSEMKRTKRTSSYDPENQLPEGVSITSELHPRDQH; this comes from the exons ATGGCTGTGATGGGAGTCTGTTTAATAATTCTAAATGGGACTGTGTTTACTCTGCTGTTCCACACGTCATTTGCTGCCA CCTTTCCAGAACAGCATGTAGATGCAGTAGAAGGTGGCAGCGCCTTCTTAAACTGTCTTGTGGATAACCAGCACAATGTGGAGAAGTTAACAGTGGAGTGGTCCAAGTGGTCCAAAGATGGAGTGAAAGAGTGCGTCCACCTCTATAAACACAGAAAAGACCAAGTTGCCGACCAGGATGAGAAGTTCAGAGGCAAGGCCAACCTCAAACATGAAGGGTTGAAAAGGGGAAATGTGACCCTGGAGTTGCAGTTTGTCCACCTGTCCGACAGTGGACGATACGTCTGCTACATTCCCAGGCTGGACCACCACTGTTACATCATCCTCACTATTG TTTCCAATGGACAAAACAAGATGACAAAGGGAGAAAAGTCCATCACAACTGGACCCCAAGATGAGGACAAACAGACTGAATCTG CCTTTCCAGAACAGCATGTAGATGCAGTAGAAGGTGGCAGCGCCTTCTTAAACTGTCTTGTGGAAAACCAGCGCAATGTGGAGAAGTTAACAGTGGAGTGGTCCAAGTGGTCCAAAGATGGAGTGAAAGAGTGCGTCCACCTCTATAAACACAGAAAAGACCAAGTTGCCAACCAGGATGAGAAGTTCAGAGGCAAGGCCAACCTCAAACATGAAGGCTTGAAAGGTGGAATTGTGACCCTGGAGCTGCAgtttgtccacctgtccaacagTGGACGATACATCTGCTACATTCCCAGGCTGGACCACCACTGTTACATCATCCTCAATATTG TTTCTGCTGGACAAAACAACATGACAAAGGGAGAAAACTCCAGCACAACTGGACCTCCAGATGAGGACAACCAAG GTCATCTAAACCGGAACTTTGGCAGAGCTATCGTGCTTTCCATCGTTTTCCTTATCTTCAGCATTTTCATCGTCATCCTGATCATACTGGCCC GACGTCATGCAGCAATGAAGTCTGAAATGAAGAGAACGAAGAGAACCAGCTCATATGATCCTGAAAATCAACTACCAGAAGGTGTCTCTATCACCTCTGAGCTCCACCCCAGAGATCAGCATTAA